A window of the Myxocyprinus asiaticus isolate MX2 ecotype Aquarium Trade chromosome 11, UBuf_Myxa_2, whole genome shotgun sequence genome harbors these coding sequences:
- the LOC127448331 gene encoding gamma-crystallin M3-like, with the protein MGKIIFYEDRNFQGRSYECSSDCSDMSTYLSRCNSCRVESGCFVVYDRPNFMGNQFFMRRGEYADYMRMGMSDGIRSCRIVPQYRGPYRMRIYERENFGGQMYELTDDCDSFIDRFHMSDCQSCHVMEGHWLMYEQPHFRGRMMYFRPGEYRSFRDMGYSNVRFTSVRRIMDLC; encoded by the exons ATGGGCAAG atcATTTTTTACGAGGACAGGAACTTCCAGGGTCGCTCCTATGAGTGCAGCAGTGACTGCTCTGACATGTCTACCTACCTCAGCCGCTGCAACTCCTGCAGAGTGGAGAGCGGCTGCTTTGTGGTCTATGATCGTCCTAACTTCATGGGAAACCAGTTCTTCATGAGGAGGGGCGAGTATGCTGATTACATGCGCATGGGAATGAGTGATGGCATCAGGTCTTGCCGCATAGTTCCTCAG tacagaGGACCCTATAGAATGAGGATCTATGAGAGGGAGAACTTTGGAGGTCAGATGTATGAGCTGACAGATGACTGCGATTCTTTCATTGACCGTTTCCACATGTCCGACTGCCAGTCCTGCCATGTGATGGAAGGTCACTGGCTCATGTATGAGCAACCCCATTTCAGAGGCAGGATGATGTACTTTAGGCCCGGAGAGTACAGAAGCTTCAGGGATATGGGATACAGCAACGTCAGATTCACCTCTGTTAGAAGAATCATGGACTTGTGTTAA